The proteins below are encoded in one region of Mangifera indica cultivar Alphonso chromosome 7, CATAS_Mindica_2.1, whole genome shotgun sequence:
- the LOC123221586 gene encoding eukaryotic translation initiation factor 3 subunit A-like has product MSNYAKPEAALNQAEALINVGQKQDALQVLHDLITSKRHRAWQKILEKIMFKYVELCVDMRRGKFAKDGLIQYRIVCQQVNVTSLEEVIKHFMHLSTEKAEQARSQALALEEALDVDDLEADKRPEDLMLSYVSGEKGKDRSDRELVTPWFKFLWETYRTVLEILRNNSKLEALYAMTAHRAFQFCKQYKRTTEFRRLCEIIRNHLLNLNKYRDQRDRPDLSAPESLQLYLDTRFEQLKIATDLQLWQEAFYSIEDIYGLMCMVKKTPKPSLLVVYYAKLTEIFWISSSHLYNAYAWFKLFTLQKTYNKNLSLKDLQLIASSVILAALLVLPYDHTHGASHLELENAKEQNSRMANLIGFELDPKPDNREVLSRAALLSDLVAKGVLSCATQEVKDLYNLLEHEFFPLNLASKAQPLLAKISKLGGKLASASSVPEVHLSRFVPALEKLVILRLLQQVSQVYQMMRIESLSQMIPFCDCKVVEKISVEAVKHNFMAMKVDHMRGVVLFGNLGLESDGLRDHLAVLAESLNKVRAMMYPPANKASKLGELLPGLGETVDKEHKRLLARKSIIEKRKEEHERQLIEMEREEESRRLKQQKITEEAEQKRLATEYEQRKNQRILREIEERELEEAQALLEEAEKRSKKKGGKKPILEGEKVTKKTLMELALTEQLRERQEMEKKLQKLAKTMDYLERAKREEAAPLIEAAFQRRLVEGKVVYEREKQLETELSRQRHDGDLREKNRLSRMLNNKEKFQERVLNRRKAEFDRQRVEREERINQIIQARKQERKAMRKKIYYVRCEDERLKKKREEEEARKREEAEKQRKEEAERRAKLDEIAEKQRQRERESEEKERLRREALLGRPTDVAAKPFEPPAHASELGTAAPAAAAAAAPSTGKYVPRFMRERAEGSGQSPPTQPDRWAGSGRRTEGFGQASSDSDRWGRRPDGPASGSVSDRWGSSGRPDDGAAPPGDRWRSGSSSRPTWSSSRYPER; this is encoded by the exons ATGTCGAATTACGCCAAACCTGAGGCTGCATTAAATCAGGCTGAAG CCTTGATCAATGTTGGGCAGAAGCAAGATGCATTGCAGGTTCTTCATGATCTGATTACTTCGAAGAGGCACCGAGCATGGCAAAAGATACTTGAAAAGATTATGTTCAAATATGTAGAGCTTTGTGTTGATATGAGGAGAGGTAAGTTTGCCAAGGACGGTCTGATTCAATACCGTATAGTTTGTCAACAAGTGAATGTCACTTCCTTGGAGGAGGTTATCAAGCACTTTATGCATCTCTCTACTGAGAAGGCTGAGCAGGCTCGCAGTCAGGCACTAGCCTTAGAAGAGGCGCTTGATGTGGATGACCTTGAAGCAGATAAAAGGCCAGAAGACCTAATGCTTAGTTATGTCAGTGGAGAGAAGGGAAAGGATAGGTCTGATCGTGAACTTGTTACTCCTTGGTTCAAATTCTTATGGGAGACTTACAGAACAGTGCTTGAAATATTAAGGAACAACTCAAAGCTTGAGGCACTCTATGCG ATGACTGCACATCGAGCCTTCCAGTTCTGCAAGCAATATAAGCGGACAACTGAATTTCGTAGACTTTGTGAAATCATCAGGAACCATTTGCTGAACCTTAACAAATACAGAGACCAAAGGGACCGACCTGATCTTTCAGCTCCAGAGAGTTTGCAGCTCTATCTTGACACCAGATTTGAGCAGCTAAAGATTGCTACTGACCTCCAGCTCTGGCAG GAAGCTTTTTATTCCATTGAAGATATTTATGGATTGATGTGCATGGTTAAGAAAACACCCAAGCCGTCTTTGCTGGTTGTTTATTATGCCAAGTTAACAGAGATTTTCTGGATTTCTTCAAGCCATCTTTATAATGCTTATGCCTGGTTTAAGCTTTTTACACTTCAAAAAACCTACAATAAGAACCTGAGCCTAAAGGATTTGCAATTGATAGCGTCCTCTGTCATTTTGGCTGCACTTTTAGTGCTCCCTTATGATCACACCCATGGTGCATCTCATTTGGAACTTGAGAATGCAAAGGAGCAGAACTCGAGGATGGCCAATCTGATAGGATTTGAGCTTGACCCAAAACCTGATAATAGAGAAGtg CTTTCAAGGGCAGCCCTTCTCTCAGACTTG gTTGCCAAGGGTGTGTTGAGTTGTGCAACTCAGGAAGTAAAAGATCTTTATAACCTTTTGGAGCATGAGTTTTTCCCCCTCAATCTTGCCTCAAAGGCACAGCCACTTTTggcaaaaatttcaaagttagGTGGTAAGCTTGCTTCAGCTTCTTCTGTACCGGAGGTGCATCTGTCCCGGTTTGTTCCAGCCCTTGAAAAGCTTGTTATCCTGAGGTTGCTTCAGCAG GTATCTCAAGTTTATCAGATGATGAGAATTGAAAGTTTGTCCCAGATGATTCCCTTCTGCGACTGCAAAGTTGTGGAGAAGATTTCTGTTGAAGCTGTAAAACATAATTTCATGGCTATGAAAGTTGACCATATGAGGGGTGTTGTTTTGTTTGGCAATTTG GGTCTTGAATCTGATGGTCTGAGGGATCACTTGGCTGTTCTTGCTGAGTCTTTGAATAAAGTGAGGGCCATGATGTATCCTCCTGCAAATAAAGCTTCAAAACTAGGTGAATTGTTGCCTGGTTTAGGGGAGACTGTTGATAAGGAGCATAAGAGACTTCTTGCTAGGAAATCAATCATTGAGAAAAGGAAGGAAGAACATGAACGTCAGCTTATTGAAATG GAACGTGAGGAGGAGTCAAGGAGGCTAAAGCAACAGAAAATAACAGAAGAAGCTGAGCAGAAGAGGCTTGCTACTGAGTATGAGCAAAggaaaaatcaaagaattttaAGGGAAATAGAGGAGCGTGAACTTGAAGAAGCCCAGGCACTACTTGAGGAAGCTGAGAAGCGCAGTAAAAAGAAGGGTGGCAAAAAGCCAATTTTGGAGGGA GAGAAAGtaacaaaaaaaactttgaTGGAGCTGGCTTTGACTGAGCAACTTAGGGAGAGGCAGGAAATGGAGAAAAAGTTACAAAAACTAGCCAAAACTATGGATTATCTTGAAAGGGCAAAAAGAGAAGAGGCTGCACCCTTGATTGAAGCTGCCTTTCAGCGACGGTTGGTGGAAGGGAAGGTGGTTTATGAACGTGAAAAACAG CTAGAGACTGAACTCAGCAGGCAACGTCATGATGGAGACCTCAGAGAAAAGAATAGACTTTCTAGGATGTTGAACAATAAG GAAAAATTCCAGGAAAGAGTATTGAACCGTCGGAAAGCAGAGTTTGACAGGCAGAGAGTGGAGAGGGAGGAgagaatcaatcaaattattcagGCACGCAAACAGGAGAGGAAGGCAATGAGGAAGAAAATATACTATGTTAGGTGTGAAGACGAAAGACTGAAAAAGAAACGTGAGGAGGAAGAAGCTCGTAAGCGGGAAG AGGCtgagaaacaaagaaaagaagaagctgAACGCAGGGCAAAATTAGACGAGATTGCTGAAAAACAGAGGCAAAGGGAGCGAGAATCGGAAGAGAAGGAAAGGCTCAGAAGAGAAGCCCTCTTGGGGAGACCAACTGATGTAGCTGCCAAGCCTTTTGAGCCTCCTGCCCATGCATCGGAGCTTGGAACTGCTGCTCCAGCTGCAGCTGCTGCTGCTGCACCATCTACCGGGAAATATGTTCCCAGATTCATGCGTGAGAGAGCTGAGGGTTCAGGACAATCGCCACCTACTCAACCTGATAGGTGGGCTGGCAGCGGCAGGCGAACTGAAGGCTTTGGTCAGGCCTCATCAGATTCTGATCGATGGGGCAGGAGACCTGATGGCCCTGCCTCAGGATCAGTATCTGATCGGTGGGGTAGCAGTGGTAGGCCAGATGATGGTGCAGCCCCACCTGGTGATAGGTGGCGTAGTGGTAGTAGCTCTAGACCCACTTGGTCATCTTCTCGGTACCCAGAACGCTGA